Genomic DNA from Funiculus sociatus GB2-C1:
TGTATCGGTATTAGGGGCTTTATAGAAACAGTTTGGCGATTCCTCAGCAGCGCAAACCTCAGCGGCGCAAATCTCAGCGGCGCAGACCTGTGCGGCGCAGACCTGTGCGACGCAAATCTCAGCGGCGCAGACCTGTGGGACGCAAGTCTCAGCGGCGCAGACCTGTGCGGCGCAGACCTGTGCGACGCATACCTCTGTAACGCAGAGGTATGCGAAGCAAATCTCAGGGGCGCAGACCTCAGGGGCGCAGACCTCAGCGGTGCCTACCTGTGCGACGCAAATCTCAGCGACGCAGACCTCAACGGCGCAGACCTCAACGGCGCAGACCTGTGCGGCGCAAACCTCAACGGCGCAGACCTCAACGGCGCAGACCTCAGCGGCGCAGACCTCAGCGGCGCAGACCTCAGCGACGCAAACCTCAGCGACGCAGACCTGTGCGGCGCAGACCTGTGCGGCGCAAACCTCAGCGACGCAAACCTCAGCGACGCAAACCTCAGCGACGCAAACCTCAGCCGCACAAACCTCAGCCGCGCAAACCTCGAAAACATTTCTTGGGATAAGTATACGAAGTGGGAGAATATTCGGAATTTGGCAACAGCCAAGAATGTGCCAGAAGCTTTAAAGCAACAGCTAGGATTGAGTTAAAGTTATCAATCACCCTTATTTTTCGTGGTGGATAAGGTGAGTGATCGCCTCACCTCATCTCACGAACGCGATCGCCTAGCGTTCGGGCGAAGCATTCGGGGTATTAATCTACCCTTTTCCGACAAACTAACTCACCCGAATGCTTCGCCCTTACATGGAGAATGCGATCGCCATCTCTTCCTCTGCATCTCTGCCGTTTATCAAAACGCGATCCCCCGTAAGAAATGTTAAAGCCCTTCCCTTACATGGAGAATGCGATCGCTCTCTCTTCCTCTGCGTCTCTGGCGTTTATCAAAACGCGATCCCCGGTAAGAAATGCTAAAGCCCGTACATGGAGAATGCGATCGCTCTATCTTCCTCTGCATCTCTGCCGTTTATCAAAACGCGATCCCCCGGAAGAAATGCTAAAGCCTTTACATCGAGAATGCGATCGCTGTCTGTTCCTCTGCATCTCTGCCGTTTATCAAAACGCGATCCCCCGTAAGAAATGCTAAAGCCCTTACATGGAGAATTCGATCGCCCTCTCTTCCTCTGCATCTCTGCCGTTTATGAAAACGCGATCGCATCTTAAGTCAGAAACAATTCCCGAATTCCAGCACTGCCAATTTCCACCGCCAGTGCTGCTAGAAGAAAACCTAGAAGTTTAGTAATGATAACTGCCCCTTCTGGCCCGATCAAGTGGTCTACGCGAGCAGACAGACGCACAATAAACCAAGTCACGAGCATAGCAGACACAATACCTACCACCACGCTTAGATGAGCATCAGGAGACTCAGACATCAACAGCATCACCGCAGTCAGCGTTCCTGGCCCCGCCAAAAGCGGAAAAGCTAGCGGAGTAATTGCCACATCCCGCGTTTCATCAACGACAGGTGTATCCAGTTCTCCCTGGAGCATTTGAAGGGCAATTAACAGCAACAACAGGCCCCCAGCTACCCGCAAAGACCCCATGCTGATTTCTAAATATTTTAGAATCCATTTACCGCCAAAGGCAAATAGCAGCAAC
This window encodes:
- a CDS encoding MarC family protein produces the protein MDISVLVKTFVAVFVLADALGNAPIFLVLTKGMESEQRDNVVNRASIVATGVLLLFAFGGKWILKYLEISMGSLRVAGGLLLLLIALQMLQGELDTPVVDETRDVAITPLAFPLLAGPGTLTAVMLLMSESPDAHLSVVVGIVSAMLVTWFIVRLSARVDHLIGPEGAVIITKLLGFLLAALAVEIGSAGIRELFLT